One Brassica napus cultivar Da-Ae chromosome C4, Da-Ae, whole genome shotgun sequence genomic region harbors:
- the LOC125585954 gene encoding uncharacterized protein LOC125585954 produces the protein MPHNDSLLIDIGIGECKVTKVLVDTGSSVDLIFRDTLDKMGIDLRDMKPSSRTLTGFNGSSERMIGTIRLPVYAWDVTQTVKFSVIRAKAPYNAILGTPWLHFMKAIPSTYHQCVKFPGKDGTTQTIRGDQRAARELLIAAVKLQQSVPLVNSVAKPIHKIYPQKEEVREVHIDEADPTKVIRVGAFLSDEMQSQVISFLRANASTFAWKTSDMKGIDPIVASPELNVDPTFKPIRQKRQKLGPDRSKAVNEEVDRLLEAGFIAEVRYPEWLANPVVVKKKNGMWRICVDFTDLNDRLVESTAGNELLTFMDAFLGYSQILMHPDDREKTAFITDRGTYCYKVMPFGLKNAGATYQ, from the coding sequence ATGCCGCATAATGATTCACTCCTCATTGATATTGGAATTGGCGAATGCAAGGTCACGAAAGTTCTCGTCGACACCGGCAGCTCAGTCGATCTTATCTTTCGAGATACGCTTGACAAGATGGGGATCGACCTACGCGATATGAAGCCCTCTTCACGCACTCTCACGGGGTTCAACGGTTCCTCGGAACGGATGATCGGGACAATACGTCTCCCGGTTTACGCATGGGACGTAACCCAGACCGTTAAGTTCTCTGTTATCCGGGCTAAGGCGCCTTACAACGCTATCCTCGGCACCCCTTGGTTACACTTCATGAAGGCCATTCCCTCTACTTATCACCAGTGTGTAAAGTTTCCCGGGAAAGACGGAACAACACAGACGATCCGTGGAGACCAACGAGCTGCGAGGGAGCTGCTTATCGCTGCAGTCAAATTACAACAGTCGGTTCCTCTCGTCAACTCAGTCGCCAAACCAATTCATAAGATCTATCCCCAGAAGGAAGAAGTCCGGGAGGTCCACATCGATGAAGCCGATCCGACGAAAGTCATACGCGTTGGAGCCTTCCTCTCCGACGAGATGCAATCACAGGTCATCTCCTTCCTCAGAGCAAACGCTTCGACTTTCGCATGGAAAACTTCAGATATGAAGGGGATAGACCCCATCGTAGCGTCCCCCGAGTTGAACGTCGACCCTACGTTCAAACCTATTCGGCAGAAAAGACAAAAGCTCGGACCTGACCGGTCTAAAGCTGTGAATGAAGAAGTCGACAGACTTCTCGAGGCAGGCTTCATTGCCGAGGTCCGGTATCCAGAATGGTTGGCCAATCCGGTGGTAGTAAAGAAGAAAAACGGGATGTGGCGCATCTGTGTCGACTTCACTGATCTAAACGATCGTTTGGTAGAGTCGACAGCCGGTAACGAACTATTAaccttcatggatgccttcttAGGGTACAGTCAAATCCTAATGCATCCGGACGACCGCGAGAAGACGGCCTTCATAACGGACAGGGGGACTTATTGCTATAAAGTCATGCCCTTCGGCTTGAAGAACGCAGGTGCGACCTACCAATGA